The Arthrobacter russicus genome has a segment encoding these proteins:
- a CDS encoding esterase/lipase family protein — MERRLVHMDRSLGRRWGQRAADYAAAVRGQTLAWVSREQPGALAAGDPEKPLLVLIPGVYESWRFMLPLARKLNRHGYRVLPLPGLGDNRRPVMHGARLLSAELERIAARAGSGTERVVLVAHSKGGLIGKQVLLDFAAGQTESGAAGGRLAVLGMVAVATPFQGSRYAARAVGRTLREFRPDSETIRALAAQAEVNSRIVSVLPSFDPHIPGDRTLPGAAEFRLHGSGHFRILASQEGLAAVLAGVESLQ; from the coding sequence GGACCGGAGCCTGGGCAGACGATGGGGCCAGCGGGCCGCCGATTACGCCGCGGCGGTACGGGGCCAGACCTTGGCCTGGGTCTCCCGGGAGCAACCGGGTGCGCTCGCCGCAGGCGACCCGGAGAAGCCGTTGCTGGTGCTGATTCCCGGGGTCTATGAATCCTGGCGGTTCATGCTGCCGCTGGCCCGCAAACTCAATCGGCACGGCTACCGGGTGCTTCCGCTGCCTGGCCTCGGCGACAACCGGCGCCCGGTGATGCATGGTGCACGGCTGCTCAGCGCAGAACTCGAACGGATCGCAGCCCGGGCCGGGTCCGGCACCGAACGGGTGGTCCTGGTGGCGCACAGCAAAGGCGGATTGATCGGCAAGCAGGTGTTGCTGGATTTTGCTGCCGGGCAAACGGAATCAGGTGCGGCAGGCGGCCGCTTGGCGGTGCTCGGCATGGTCGCCGTGGCAACGCCGTTCCAGGGCTCGCGTTACGCCGCCCGTGCGGTGGGGCGGACCTTGCGCGAATTCCGCCCGGACAGCGAAACCATCCGGGCGCTTGCCGCCCAGGCCGAAGTCAATTCCCGGATCGTCTCGGTGCTGCCGAGTTTTGACCCGCACATCCCGGGCGACCGGACGCTGCCCGGTGCAGCGGAATTCCGGCTGCACGGATCCGGACACTTCCGGATTCTGGCCAGCCAGGAGGGCTTGGCTGCGGTGCTGGCCGGAGTCGAATCGCTGCAGTAG
- a CDS encoding GNAT family N-acetyltransferase, with product MRIVAESPDHPEVRALLAEHLEEMLRTSPAESVHALDLDRLKQPDVTFWTAREPGSLLGCGALKQLSATSGEIKSMRTAGGARRRGVAGAILGEIVREAGTRGYRSLFLETGSQDFFAPARRLYRAHGFTEAEPFADYSADPHSVFMALRLDSNGPVSPASTTHGRTSRNPPAGH from the coding sequence ATGCGGATCGTCGCCGAAAGCCCGGACCATCCGGAGGTCCGCGCTTTGTTGGCCGAACACCTCGAGGAGATGCTTCGAACCTCCCCGGCCGAAAGCGTGCACGCCTTGGACCTCGACCGGCTGAAGCAACCGGACGTCACGTTCTGGACGGCACGGGAACCAGGCTCGTTGCTGGGCTGCGGTGCTTTGAAGCAGCTGTCCGCGACCTCGGGGGAGATCAAGTCGATGCGGACCGCGGGCGGCGCCCGGCGCCGCGGCGTCGCCGGCGCGATCCTCGGCGAGATCGTGCGGGAAGCCGGAACGCGCGGTTATCGGAGTTTGTTCCTGGAAACCGGTTCGCAGGATTTCTTCGCTCCGGCCCGGCGGCTTTACCGGGCGCACGGCTTCACCGAGGCGGAGCCCTTCGCCGACTATTCGGCCGATCCGCACAGTGTTTTCATGGCCCTGCGGCTCGACTCCAACGGGCCGGTATCGCCTGCATCAACAACGCATGGTCGAACCTCGCGGAATCCGCCGGCAGGGCATTGA
- a CDS encoding DUF2071 domain-containing protein produces the protein MEIRSVIERRILLNYQLDRALARDLLPAPLRPQIVQGNAVAGTCFIRLAQARPAGIPASLGWRMENAADRIAVEWDGPDGVQRGVFLPQQFSGSRFAAASGRWLPGPGERGTFRVQETDREFRLEMHAREQFTRVHAKRAENWHSDLFPSHRAASEFVAASPVAWSAAARTGVLTGVRLRTGYWATSPLEVRELESSFFNALPADSARFDHALLMQAIPARWSRAAGP, from the coding sequence ATGGAGATCAGGTCAGTCATCGAACGACGGATATTGCTCAACTACCAGCTCGACCGGGCACTTGCCCGGGACTTGCTGCCCGCACCGTTGCGCCCGCAGATCGTCCAGGGCAACGCGGTGGCCGGGACTTGTTTCATCCGCCTGGCGCAGGCCCGGCCGGCCGGAATTCCCGCTTCCTTGGGCTGGCGGATGGAAAATGCCGCGGACCGGATCGCGGTCGAATGGGACGGGCCCGACGGCGTGCAACGCGGGGTGTTCTTGCCGCAGCAGTTTTCCGGTTCGCGGTTCGCGGCAGCCAGCGGCCGGTGGCTGCCGGGCCCCGGCGAGCGCGGCACCTTCCGGGTCCAGGAAACCGACCGCGAATTCCGCCTCGAAATGCATGCGCGCGAACAGTTCACCCGAGTACATGCGAAGCGGGCCGAGAACTGGCACAGCGACCTGTTCCCGAGCCATCGAGCGGCCTCGGAATTCGTCGCGGCAAGTCCAGTTGCCTGGTCCGCAGCAGCCCGGACCGGGGTGCTCACCGGGGTCCGGCTCCGGACCGGGTATTGGGCCACCTCGCCGCTGGAGGTCCGCGAACTGGAGTCGTCGTTTTTCAATGCCCTGCCGGCGGATTCCGCGAGGTTCGACCATGCGTTGTTGATGCAGGCGATACCGGCCCGTTGGAGTCGAGCCGCAGGGCCATGA
- a CDS encoding SCO6745 family protein — MAKDALVSVGSKFMVSPEIRAAGEAIGMHGSALYFRGRVAALGEVNAVAAAEIMGIFQPSLIEHLWRKTAGVSAAEALSAYLGVCSAWGRSHLAGLSDPERLVELAGRVVDQTGISALALFGAWRRVERPEDPLAAAAFLLMLLRELRGGLHFAALAVQGLEIPWAMIADPALSSPKHFESLGWREADIEAANREAAAVPQLAERWAAAEELTVAAFRKRLSVLDDAEQAELTRLIAESDELSSAHSA, encoded by the coding sequence ATGGCGAAAGATGCCCTGGTGAGCGTCGGCTCGAAGTTCATGGTTTCCCCGGAGATCAGGGCGGCCGGTGAAGCGATCGGCATGCACGGATCGGCGTTGTACTTCCGCGGCCGGGTTGCGGCGCTGGGCGAGGTCAATGCGGTTGCGGCCGCAGAAATCATGGGCATCTTCCAACCCAGCCTGATCGAGCATCTGTGGCGCAAAACGGCGGGCGTCAGTGCGGCGGAGGCGCTTTCGGCCTACCTCGGAGTCTGTTCTGCCTGGGGCAGGAGCCATTTGGCCGGATTGAGCGATCCGGAGCGGCTGGTGGAACTCGCCGGCCGGGTGGTGGACCAGACCGGAATCTCCGCCTTGGCGCTTTTCGGCGCTTGGCGCCGGGTGGAGCGCCCGGAAGATCCGTTGGCTGCCGCGGCCTTTCTGCTGATGCTGTTGCGTGAATTGCGCGGCGGACTGCACTTCGCAGCACTCGCCGTGCAGGGACTGGAAATTCCATGGGCCATGATCGCTGATCCGGCGCTGAGCAGCCCGAAACATTTCGAGAGCCTGGGCTGGCGCGAGGCGGATATCGAAGCGGCTAATCGCGAGGCTGCTGCGGTGCCCCAGCTCGCCGAGCGTTGGGCGGCCGCGGAGGAACTCACGGTGGCGGCTTTCCGGAAGCGGCTGTCGGTATTGGACGACGCGGAACAAGCTGAACTGACCCGATTGATCGCAGAGTCGGACGAGCTCAGCTCGGCGCATTCCGCCTGA
- a CDS encoding GNAT family N-acetyltransferase produces MRTLIRPDGRLYDSWLAAHREFAGAHQDGTGLLPSVDAGDPAAFDAWLASILLQDDPAVAPAPGMVHCSYFWITEAAEYLGGVSIRHRLNDYLLNYGGNIGYSVRPSRRREGIASWALAEALGKAAELGLPRVLVTCLESNEGSRRTIEANRGVYEDSRTPPDAPEAVRRYWIET; encoded by the coding sequence ATGCGCACCCTGATCCGGCCGGACGGCCGGCTATACGATTCCTGGCTCGCAGCACACCGGGAATTCGCCGGCGCGCACCAAGACGGCACCGGGCTGCTGCCGAGTGTAGACGCCGGAGACCCGGCCGCGTTCGACGCCTGGCTGGCGAGCATTCTGCTACAGGACGACCCGGCCGTGGCGCCTGCTCCGGGCATGGTGCATTGCAGCTATTTCTGGATCACCGAAGCAGCCGAGTATCTCGGCGGAGTTTCGATCCGGCACCGGCTGAACGACTATCTGCTCAACTATGGCGGGAACATCGGTTACAGCGTGCGGCCGAGCCGGCGTCGGGAAGGCATTGCGAGCTGGGCCTTGGCAGAAGCGCTCGGCAAGGCGGCGGAGCTGGGCTTGCCCCGGGTCCTGGTGACCTGTCTGGAATCCAACGAGGGTTCCCGCCGGACCATCGAGGCCAATCGCGGCGTCTACGAAGATTCCCGGACTCCACCGGACGCCCCGGAAGCGGTCCGGCGCTATTGGATCGAGACCTGA
- a CDS encoding MarR family winged helix-turn-helix transcriptional regulator → MTTPHDHVARIQAEWRQERPDLDVHPQGVIGRLHRLSGFLTEELCTVYRRFGLGEGDFDVLATLRRAGAPYERAPGELARFTMVTTGAITKRIDRLEKAGLVVRSVRADDGRGRVVGLTAAGKSLIDQAFTEHMKNERRLLDALSAEDAAQLERLLTVWLRNFETPDHTR, encoded by the coding sequence ATGACTACGCCGCATGACCACGTTGCCCGGATCCAGGCAGAATGGCGCCAGGAACGGCCGGACCTCGACGTGCATCCGCAGGGGGTGATCGGCAGGCTGCACCGGCTTTCCGGATTCCTGACCGAAGAACTCTGCACGGTGTACCGCCGGTTCGGCCTGGGCGAAGGAGACTTCGATGTGTTGGCCACATTGCGTCGGGCCGGCGCCCCTTACGAACGTGCGCCCGGCGAGCTGGCCCGGTTCACCATGGTGACCACCGGCGCGATCACCAAACGGATCGACCGCTTGGAAAAGGCCGGCCTGGTGGTCAGATCGGTGCGTGCCGACGACGGCCGTGGCCGGGTCGTCGGTTTGACCGCAGCCGGCAAAAGCCTGATCGATCAGGCCTTCACGGAGCACATGAAAAACGAGCGGCGCCTCCTCGACGCGCTCTCCGCCGAAGATGCCGCACAGCTGGAACGGCTGCTCACGGTTTGGTTGCGCAATTTCGAAACCCCCGACCACACCCGATAA
- a CDS encoding DMT family transporter, whose product MEGNFRWALVAAIAPIAWGSNYFVTKQLLPADHPLYGAAIRALPAGILLLLLSRRIPQGSWWWKSAVLGTLNVAAFFVLIYAAAQLLPTNVASTIMATSPVVMMLLAWLLLADRPKLLHLLGAALGIGGVCLMLFSAEAPARPLGVLASVAAMLMSSLGYVLAKKWSSGIDIMALSSWQLLAGGIVLLPVAMLFEGAPPALDGAALWGFGYVTIVATALAYVAWFSGLRHLGAGSVGLIGLLNPVTGVLLGTLIAGEALGAQQAGGLLLVLAGVLLGQPVAAKLLRRRRARPDESSPRGSTGPVESIRPVAADPARPKSSLRSRG is encoded by the coding sequence ATGGAAGGTAATTTTCGGTGGGCGCTCGTCGCGGCCATCGCGCCGATCGCCTGGGGCAGCAATTATTTCGTCACCAAGCAATTGCTGCCAGCGGACCATCCGCTTTACGGTGCCGCGATCCGCGCCCTGCCGGCCGGAATTCTGCTGCTGCTGCTCAGCCGGAGGATTCCGCAGGGCTCATGGTGGTGGAAGTCGGCGGTCTTGGGCACGCTCAACGTGGCTGCTTTCTTCGTGCTGATCTACGCTGCCGCGCAACTGCTGCCGACCAATGTCGCCTCGACGATCATGGCGACCTCGCCGGTGGTGATGATGCTGTTGGCCTGGCTGCTGCTTGCGGACCGGCCGAAGCTGTTGCACCTGCTCGGCGCCGCCTTGGGCATCGGGGGAGTCTGCTTGATGCTGTTCAGCGCGGAAGCCCCGGCGCGCCCGCTCGGCGTGCTGGCCTCGGTGGCCGCAATGCTGATGTCTTCGCTCGGCTACGTGCTGGCCAAGAAATGGAGCTCCGGAATCGACATCATGGCCCTGAGTTCTTGGCAGCTGCTGGCCGGCGGGATCGTGCTGCTCCCGGTGGCAATGCTCTTTGAAGGCGCTCCGCCGGCTTTGGACGGGGCGGCGCTTTGGGGCTTCGGCTATGTCACCATCGTGGCGACCGCACTGGCCTATGTGGCCTGGTTCTCCGGTCTGCGGCACCTGGGCGCCGGGAGCGTCGGCTTGATCGGGTTGCTCAATCCGGTGACCGGGGTGTTGCTCGGTACGCTGATCGCCGGCGAAGCCTTGGGGGCACAGCAGGCCGGCGGCTTGCTGCTGGTGCTGGCGGGCGTGCTGCTCGGGCAGCCGGTGGCCGCGAAGCTGCTCCGGCGCCGTCGTGCCCGGCCGGACGAGAGCTCGCCCCGCGGGTCTACTGGCCCGGTTGAATCGATTCGACCGGTCGCCGCGGACCCCGCGCGGCCGAAGTCCTCGCTTCGATCGCGCGGATGA
- a CDS encoding NAD(P)-dependent oxidoreductase, with protein MRTTVGFIGIGIMGEPMARNLVDAGTDLLIWNRRPEKSAALLAAGARAAADAAEVFRSARVTIMMLANGDAIDSVLGRGTEEFAENVRDRVIVHMGTTPPEYSLGLETEILAAGGSYLEAPVSGSRKPAEAGELIGMLAGPDEVVAEVRPLLAPICRETVVCGAVPAALMMKLSVNIFLISTVTGLAESFHFAGQQGLDLQQLRGILDSGPMSSSVSRIKSEKLVESDFAAQAAIADVLKNNQFIASAARAAGIATPVLDACHALFAETDALGHGSADMAAVIRAIEARTSAARGPRRPVESIQPGQ; from the coding sequence ATGCGAACAACTGTGGGATTCATCGGCATCGGCATCATGGGCGAGCCGATGGCCCGGAACCTGGTCGATGCCGGCACCGATCTGCTGATCTGGAATCGTCGGCCGGAAAAATCCGCGGCACTCCTGGCCGCGGGTGCCCGGGCGGCAGCCGATGCTGCCGAAGTATTCCGCAGCGCCCGGGTCACCATCATGATGCTGGCCAATGGCGATGCCATCGACTCGGTCCTCGGCCGGGGCACCGAGGAGTTCGCGGAAAACGTCCGGGACCGGGTGATCGTGCACATGGGGACCACGCCTCCGGAGTATTCGCTCGGCCTGGAAACCGAGATCCTCGCCGCCGGCGGCTCCTATCTGGAGGCGCCGGTTTCCGGCTCCCGGAAACCCGCCGAAGCGGGCGAGCTGATCGGTATGCTGGCCGGTCCGGACGAGGTGGTGGCCGAGGTCCGGCCGCTGCTGGCCCCGATCTGCCGGGAGACCGTGGTCTGCGGCGCAGTTCCGGCAGCGCTCATGATGAAGCTTTCGGTCAACATCTTCCTAATCAGCACCGTGACCGGGTTGGCCGAATCCTTCCATTTCGCCGGGCAACAGGGCCTGGACCTGCAGCAGCTGCGTGGCATACTGGATTCCGGCCCGATGTCCAGCAGCGTTTCGCGGATCAAATCGGAGAAGCTGGTGGAATCCGACTTCGCCGCGCAGGCCGCGATCGCCGATGTGTTGAAGAACAACCAGTTCATCGCCTCGGCGGCCCGGGCCGCCGGCATCGCCACGCCGGTTCTGGATGCCTGCCATGCCCTGTTCGCCGAGACCGACGCCTTGGGGCACGGCAGCGCCGACATGGCCGCCGTCATCCGCGCGATCGAAGCGAGGACTTCGGCCGCGCGGGGTCCGCGGCGACCGGTCGAATCGATTCAACCGGGCCAGTAG
- a CDS encoding carboxymuconolactone decarboxylase family protein, producing the protein MEARIKNPAIAAPGAMQALLALGKAAEASAVPKTTHKMVHLRASQINGCAFCVDMHSRELREAGESAERIASIAAWRHSPLYNQAERAALALTEALTRIADQADPVPDALWSAVAEHYSADELSSLILSISTINVWNRINMAIAQPAGAKWN; encoded by the coding sequence ATGGAAGCCCGGATCAAAAACCCCGCAATCGCCGCCCCCGGAGCAATGCAGGCGCTGCTCGCCCTGGGCAAGGCCGCCGAAGCTTCAGCCGTGCCCAAGACCACGCACAAAATGGTCCACCTGCGGGCGAGCCAGATCAACGGCTGCGCCTTCTGCGTGGACATGCATTCCCGGGAATTGCGCGAAGCCGGGGAATCCGCAGAACGCATCGCCTCGATCGCGGCATGGCGGCACTCGCCGCTGTACAACCAGGCCGAACGCGCAGCCTTGGCCTTGACCGAAGCGCTGACCCGGATCGCGGATCAGGCCGATCCAGTGCCGGATGCGCTGTGGTCGGCGGTAGCCGAGCACTATTCGGCCGATGAACTGTCCTCCTTGATCTTGTCGATCAGCACGATCAATGTCTGGAACCGGATCAACATGGCGATCGCGCAGCCGGCCGGCGCGAAGTGGAACTAA
- a CDS encoding sigma-70 family RNA polymerase sigma factor, giving the protein MVRNDLLTEQFEAQRPRLRAVAYRMLGSFSEADDAVQEAWLRLSRQDATTIENLAGWLSTVVGRICLDFLRSRGAQREGPLEAAEERIRLPELMLRRADAADPEEQAILADSVGVALLVVLETLSPAERLAFVLHDVFALPFEEIAEAVGKSPEATRQLASRARRKVQGVATVPDPDLAKQRAVVAAFHAASLTGDFDAMVAVLDPEVELRVDQGAFNANTQRIQGAANVASQALMFSQFARFEVPVLVNGVAGLATVVDGRLFSVLAFTVSGGTVKGIDILADLERLGRIDISQLTG; this is encoded by the coding sequence ATGGTGCGAAATGATCTTTTGACCGAGCAGTTCGAGGCGCAACGGCCGCGGCTGCGAGCGGTGGCCTACCGGATGCTGGGCAGTTTCAGCGAAGCCGACGACGCCGTCCAAGAGGCGTGGCTGCGGTTGTCCCGTCAGGATGCGACCACGATCGAAAACCTGGCGGGCTGGCTCAGCACAGTGGTCGGCCGGATCTGTTTGGATTTCTTGCGCAGCCGCGGTGCGCAACGCGAGGGTCCGTTGGAGGCGGCCGAGGAGCGGATCCGGCTCCCGGAGCTCATGCTGCGCCGCGCGGATGCCGCTGACCCGGAAGAACAGGCGATTCTGGCCGATTCCGTGGGGGTGGCGCTATTGGTGGTGCTGGAGACCCTGTCGCCGGCGGAACGGCTGGCCTTCGTGCTGCACGATGTCTTCGCGCTGCCGTTCGAGGAGATCGCCGAAGCGGTCGGCAAGTCGCCCGAAGCGACCCGCCAGCTCGCCAGCCGGGCTCGGCGCAAAGTGCAGGGCGTCGCGACGGTGCCGGATCCGGATCTTGCCAAGCAACGTGCCGTGGTGGCGGCTTTCCATGCCGCCTCGCTGACCGGCGACTTCGACGCGATGGTGGCGGTCTTGGATCCGGAAGTCGAGTTGCGGGTGGACCAAGGGGCGTTCAATGCGAATACCCAACGGATCCAGGGTGCGGCAAACGTCGCGTCGCAAGCATTGATGTTTTCGCAGTTCGCCCGGTTCGAGGTGCCGGTACTGGTCAACGGCGTCGCCGGGTTGGCGACGGTCGTGGACGGCAGATTGTTCTCGGTGCTCGCCTTCACGGTGTCGGGCGGTACGGTCAAAGGCATCGACATCCTGGCGGATCTGGAGCGGCTCGGCCGCATCGATATTTCGCAATTGACCGGCTGA